Proteins co-encoded in one Conger conger chromosome 4, fConCon1.1, whole genome shotgun sequence genomic window:
- the usp1 gene encoding ubiquitin carboxyl-terminal hydrolase 1, with protein MPGLQSDCTVAAAASPLKKSRLSLKFFQKKETKRALDFSDALVEEQKTTEPEGPDIPKNDCDQVVPDPHQPPTLPCERRENLMPFVGLNNLGNTCYLNSVLQVLYYCPGFKDGIKKLYNLLSKMKETLKNDAVKSELQGVEADLPVNMELLGSFHNLILSVEQLQSSFLLNPEKHGDGDLATPPRRLLNVLRQLNPMYEGYLQHDAQEVLQCILGYIQEACETIKEEHKSDVSAEQPQATEEQPRDTDEQPQHLQAEGATEPETTTPEVTGGTAESQLKDPEQEENLEGQVNGKRKSDTEAGNAKKKSKTKKCTENPGYLTQSKRKSSSGISVESPTEDVKVKEEKEEEEEEKSNLEGKGDGTPEGPNKKKRRSRLSWLKPSGKQPSIFSKFRSMGRISAHVGAKVEAGPEEERVALLSCKAEEAPAQPVQKATEKKREDKEEDAHSLDLMERMFQGQLVLRTRCLECERYTERREDFQNISVPVQEDGPHSPYCSPEISPDPKLEPKTLKWAISQFASVERIVGQDKYFCETCHHYTEAERSLLFDKTPEVVTIHLKCFAASSSEIDPYAGLSKVNTPLQTPLRLSLEEWGTRPCKEHYELFAVVMHSGVTISSGHYTAFIKMMDLKEVQLTQREEQEEARPYGPQQEFDDGEVSFNLGSKPNHATPAKAGSKKGLLGGQRSVSSFELGTGKQANPEKTSSTAADSGKSERTGSGGEEGTVQKSGEEGAVQKSGEEGAVQKSGEEGAVQKSGEEGAVRKSGEEGAVQKSGEEGAVQKSGNAAEEGCVASEGTSSAPAPGSLLDYEGKWMLFDDSEVRLFDEKDFLTACSPETSTTSTPYLLFYKKVCQE; from the exons ATGCCTGGGCTACAGAGTGACTGCACTGTGGCGGCTGCTGCCAGCCCTCTCAAGAAGAGCCGGCTGTCTCTTAAATTCTTCCAGAAGAAAGAGACAAAACGTGCCTTAGATTTCTCTGACGCGCTCGTGGAAGAACAGAAGACCACAGAACCGGAGGGACCTGACATTCCGAAAAATGA CTGTGATCAGGTGGTCCCGGACCCACACCAACCCCCCACTCTTCCctgtgagagaagagagaaccTCATGCCATTTGTTGGCTTGAACAATCTTGGGAACACCTGTTATCTGAACAGCGTTCTGCAG GTGCTATACTACTGCCCTGGGTTTAAAGATGGCATTAAGAAGTTGTACAATTTGTTGTCAAAAATGAAAGAGACGCTGAAGAACGATGCTGTAAAAAGTGAG CTGCAGGGTGTTGAGGCAGATTTGCCAGTGAACATGGAACTGCTGGGGAGTTTTCACAACCTGATCCTCTCAGTGGAGCAGCTTCAGTCCAGCTTCCTGCTCAATCCCGAGAAGCACGGAGACGGAGATCTCGCCACCCCGCCACGCAGACTGCTCAACGTACTCCG ACAGCTGAACCCTATGTATGAGGGATACTTACAGCATGATGCCCAAGAGGTGCTCCAGTGCATTCTTGGATACATTCAGGAAGCTTGTGAGACCATAAAGGAGGAGCACAAGAGTGACGTTTCTGCTGAACAGCCTCAGGCTACAGAAGAGCAGCCTCGGGATACAGACGAGCAGCCTCAGCATCTGCAGGCAGAGGGAGCCACAGAACCAGAGACCACCACTCCTGAGGTCACCGGTGGCACGGCTGAGAGTCAGCTAAAGGACCCGGAGCAAGAGGAAAACCTGGAGGGCCAAGTGAATGGGAAGAGGAAAAGCGACACTGAGGCAGGTAACGCCAAGAAGAAgtccaaaaccaaaaaatgcaCAGAGAACCCTGGGTATTTAACCCAATCAAAGCGCAAGTCCTCCAGCGGCATCAGCGTGGAGAGCCCCACAGAGGATGTCAAGGtaaaggaggagaaagaggaggaggaggaggagaagagcaaTCTGGAGGGCAAGGGTGACGGTACCCCAGAAGGGCCAAACAAGAAGAAACGGCGTTCCAGGCTGAGCTGGCTGAAGCCCTCTGGGAAACAGCCCAGCATCTTCTCCAAGTTCCGCAGCATGGGCCGGATCAGCGCCCACGTGGGAGCCAAAGTTGAGGCCGGCCCCGAAGAGGAGAGGGTCGCCCTCCTGTCCTGCAAGGCCGAGGAGGCACCGGCCCAGCCAGTCCAGAAAGCAAcagagaagaaaagagaagaCAAGGAAGAAG ACGCGCACAGCTTGGACCTGATGGAGCGGATGTTCCAAGGTCAGCTGGTCCTGCGGACACGTTGTCTGGAGTGCGAGCGCTACACTGAGAGGCGGGAGGACTTCCAGAACATCAGCGTGCCCGTGCAGGAGGACGGGCCCCACTCTCCCTACTGCAGCCCTGAGA TTTCTCCAGATCCCAAGCTGGAGCCGAAGACGCTGAAGTGGGCCATCTCCCAGTTTGCATCAGTGGAGAGGATAGTGGGGCAAGATAAGTACTTCTGTGAGACCTGCCATCATTACACTGAGGCGGAGAGAAGCCTCTTATTCGACAAAACCCCTGAAGTTGTGACCATTCATCTCAAGTGCTTCGCAGCAAGCAGCTCAGA GATTGACCCGTACGCCGGCCTGTCCAAGGTGAACACCCCCCTGCAGACCCCTCTCAGGCTGTCCCTGGAGGAGTGGGGCACCAGGCCCTGCAAGGAGCACTACGAGCTGTTCGCCGTGGTCATGCACAGCGGGGTCACCATCAGCAGCGGCCACTACACCGCCTTCATCAAGATGATGGACCTGAAGGAGGTGCAGCTGACGCagcgggaggagcaggaggaggcgcGGCCCTATGGCCCCCAGCAGGAGTTCGACGACGGGGAGGTGTCCTTCAACCTCGGCTCGAAACCAAACCATGCCACCCCCGCCAAAGCGGGCAGCAAGAAGGGCCTCTTGGGAGGGCAGAGGAGCGTCTCCAGCTTTGAACTGGGGACCGGCAAGCAGGCCAACCCAGAGAAGACCTCGAGTACGGCGGCCGACAGCGGGAAGAGCGAGCGGACGGGCAGCGGCGGGGAGGAGGGCACGGTCCAGAAGAGCGGGGAGGAGGGCGCGGTCCAGAAGAGCGGGGAGGAGGGCGCGGTCCAGAAGAGCGGGGAGGAGGGCGCGGTCCAGAAGAGCGGGGAGGAGGGAGCGGTCCGGAAGAGCGGGGAGGAGGGCGCGGTCCAGAAGAGCGGGGAGGAGGGCGCGGTCCAGAAGAGTGGGAACGCTGCCGAGGAGGGGTGCGTGGCGTCTGAGGGGACCTCCTCCGCCCCGGCCCCGGGCAGCCTGCTGGACTATGAGGGGAAGTGGATGCTGTTTGATGACTCGGAAGTGAGGCTCTTTGATGAGAAGGACTTCCTGACCGCCTGCTCTCCAGAGACCAGCACAACATCCACCCCCTACCTTCTCTTCTATAAGAAAGTCTGCCAAGAGTAA